The segment ACGCCAAAGCTATCGCTGACGTAAAACTCTTGCTTCGCGCGGAACTGTTGGAGCGTCTCGCCTGCCGAGTATTCGTCGACGTGCTCGCCCTTCTTGAGAGCCTGCTCGAGCCAGATGAAGAAGCGGGTCAGAGCGACACCATCACGGTGCATAGCTCGGTGGATGCCAGCTATCTCTGTCTCGTTCTTGATCGATTTGAGGTGCGATATGACTGAGTCGCCTGTGATGACGGGACGTTCGCCCAGCTCCTCACGAACACGCTGTGAGGTGCGCTTCGGATCGACCATCACCTTGAGATCCTGTGGCAGCTTGCTGAGGAAGTCATAGAAGGTGTCGTAGTCGCGAATCTCTACGCCCTCGCCATTGAGTATCTGACGTAGCTCGGGGACAGTCTTCTCAGGCAATGCAAAGAGATAAGCCCGCTCATTGTCGATAAAGCCGAAGGCGATGCCGACGGGATTGTAGGAGACGTCGTTGCCTCTGATGTTAAAGCTCCAGCAGAGCTCGTCGACCATCGTGATAGCGACCGCCTCGGCGCCATAGCTCTGATAAGCCTCGCGGATACGCTGCAGACGGTCACGGGTGCGCTCGCCTGAAAATTTGACATCCTGTAGGTAAAACGTATTGGTTGGCACGCTTGGTCTGTCGCTCCAGACCTCCTCGATGAGGTCGTACTGGGAGACTAGCTTGATGCCGTGGTTCGCTAGCGACTGGGCAAGAGGAGCATACTCTGCCATGGAGTAGCAGGCACCATCGACCCCGACGACCGCTCCCTCGCTCAGATGCGTAGAGAGATACTGCTGGATGGTAGGCGTGTCAGGATCATCGCCACGCTGTAGTGTCATCTCGCTACCTTGCAGCTCGTTGGTCGCCTGCAGATAGTAGCGTGAGTCGGTCCACATGAAGGACTTGTCTAGCGTCACGAGGGCTGTGCCGGCAGAGCCTGTGAAGCCACTGATCCAGGTGCGCGACTTCCACCGCTCGGGTGTGTACTCGCTCAGATGGGCATCGCCACTAGGTATGATGTAAGCATCTATATGATGCGTGCGCATCGCTTGGCGGAGAGCCTCGATGCGCTGATTGATAGGACTGTTTGTTGGCATATATATGATTTTTTGTTCTTTGAATCTATAGGTCTGGGTCTAGTCTGCGAGGGGTTGATGCTCAGGGCGGAGCAGGTCTAGGACGGTCTTGACAGGGGTAAAGGTGTCACTGGGTACCTCGACGAAGATGGTATTCCAGTCGTGCATAGCTCCATTCCAAAGGCCTGGGTGCTCCAGAGCTTTGAGCGGACGCCCCTCGACGCTCTTCTCACTGATGAAAGCTGTCTGCGGATTGACATACTTGTGCAGGTCAAAGGGGTTGCCCTCGTAGTCTCGTATGTAGCAGCAGAGGTCGACTGGGTTGAAGTGGGTCCCCTCGCGCATCATCTCGAGTGCCTCGGGGTTGTTCTTGTCCACCTGTACGCTCTCTAGGATCTGCAGGGAGGTGGTGCCGTCGGCTTCGCGTACTAGATAGGGTCCACCGCCAGGCTCGCCCTCGTTGCGCACCATGCCGCAGACTCGTATAGGGCGATTGAGCTTGCTCATCAGCTTGGGTATTAGCTCTTCCTCGCTGAGTAGCTCGGCGTGCGGGATCTGTATGCAGAGTGTCTCATCGAGGAAAGTCAAGATCTCCTCCGTCAGTGCCTTGTTGACCTTCGAGCGTTTGAGCTGCTGTAGATAGCCGAAGATGCGGTCACGTACTGCGAGGAGGATACCGCCGAGGAGCTTTTTGTAGAGGACTGT is part of the Porphyromonas asaccharolytica DSM 20707 genome and harbors:
- a CDS encoding aminopeptidase P family protein, with translation MPTNSPINQRIEALRQAMRTHHIDAYIIPSGDAHLSEYTPERWKSRTWISGFTGSAGTALVTLDKSFMWTDSRYYLQATNELQGSEMTLQRGDDPDTPTIQQYLSTHLSEGAVVGVDGACYSMAEYAPLAQSLANHGIKLVSQYDLIEEVWSDRPSVPTNTFYLQDVKFSGERTRDRLQRIREAYQSYGAEAVAITMVDELCWSFNIRGNDVSYNPVGIAFGFIDNERAYLFALPEKTVPELRQILNGEGVEIRDYDTFYDFLSKLPQDLKVMVDPKRTSQRVREELGERPVITGDSVISHLKSIKNETEIAGIHRAMHRDGVALTRFFIWLEQALKKGEHVDEYSAGETLQQFRAKQEFYVSDSFGVICGYQAHGAIVHYSATPESAYKLEPKGMLLLDSGGQYIDGTTDITRTIALGPVTDQQRTDFTLVLKGHIAIATARFPKGTRGNQLDILARKALWDRGLSYGHGTGHGVGVFMNVHEGPQNIRTDNNPTPMHLHTFTSNEPGLYRADQYGIRIENLILTVEKEQTEFGTFYGFETMTLCYLDNALVDKSLLTDQEIAWYNDYQEHVYQELSPLLTPEEAEWLRNKTLPL